In the genome of Massilibacillus massiliensis, one region contains:
- a CDS encoding efflux RND transporter periplasmic adaptor subunit, producing MRHNFSAMNKKKLIAVGSVGIVILGILYTLFYHKANPDGQQREMVKPMVDTYVVERKDLMRRVSLFGQTVSEARVDIAPKYTGRIVAVNVRLGQQVKAGDVLLVQDTGDLDLSIAQNNAAVRQAEADVKETESTYDASYQKQQIDYERTKTKYERYQALYEQGAISKESLDTVYQEMINSKAALDTLLNQAMTGDVPASVEAKRAAFEKSKHGTESLAKQRSDLILVAPRDGIIGYRNAEVGAIAAAGQKVLELVDNSQIYMDCQLSEQDVAVVQIGGQVDVNIESLGNHYTGEIIYVSPAVDSATKGYTARIMLKAEDSFIKAGMFGRTAIEVLQRKQTLFVPKDSVIEKNGKISLFIIDSENKAQERQVKLGLRNDAYVEIVEGIAEGDVVAVNNLARLRNGLEVMLQSENGQVAAE from the coding sequence ATGCGACATAATTTTTCAGCAATGAATAAGAAGAAATTGATTGCAGTTGGATCGGTTGGTATTGTAATCTTAGGCATCCTGTATACTTTATTTTATCATAAGGCAAATCCGGACGGCCAGCAGCGAGAAATGGTGAAACCGATGGTTGATACTTACGTTGTGGAACGTAAAGATTTGATGCGGCGGGTTTCACTTTTTGGGCAGACTGTTTCAGAGGCACGCGTTGATATAGCCCCAAAATATACAGGGCGCATAGTTGCAGTTAATGTGCGTCTGGGGCAGCAGGTGAAAGCCGGTGATGTTTTACTTGTGCAAGATACGGGGGATCTTGATTTATCTATAGCACAAAACAATGCAGCAGTACGTCAGGCTGAGGCTGATGTAAAAGAAACGGAATCTACATACGATGCTTCTTATCAAAAACAGCAAATCGATTATGAACGGACCAAAACAAAATATGAACGGTATCAGGCACTTTATGAGCAGGGTGCGATTTCAAAGGAATCTTTAGACACCGTTTATCAAGAAATGATCAATAGTAAAGCAGCTTTGGATACGCTGCTAAATCAAGCGATGACAGGCGATGTACCTGCAAGTGTAGAGGCCAAACGTGCTGCATTTGAAAAATCAAAACATGGCACGGAATCATTGGCGAAACAGCGATCTGATTTAATTTTAGTGGCACCGCGGGACGGGATCATTGGGTATCGTAATGCTGAAGTGGGTGCGATTGCTGCGGCAGGCCAAAAAGTTTTAGAACTAGTGGATAATAGCCAGATCTATATGGATTGTCAATTGTCAGAACAAGATGTGGCAGTCGTTCAAATTGGTGGGCAGGTAGATGTAAATATTGAGTCTTTAGGCAATCATTATACAGGGGAAATTATTTATGTAAGTCCAGCGGTAGATAGTGCAACAAAGGGATATACAGCAAGAATTATGTTGAAAGCAGAGGATTCATTCATTAAAGCAGGGATGTTTGGGCGCACGGCAATCGAAGTTTTGCAGCGCAAGCAAACTTTATTTGTTCCTAAAGACAGTGTAATTGAAAAAAATGGAAAAATTTCATTGTTTATAATTGACTCTGAAAATAAAGCACAGGAACGTCAAGTCAAACTTGGGCTGAGAAATGATGCATACGTTGAAATTGTTGAAGGAATTGCGGAAGGCGATGTTGTAGCCGTCAATAATTTAGCGCGGTTAAGAAATGGATTAGAAGTTATGCTGCAGAGTGAAAATGGGCAGGTGGCGGCTGAATGA
- the nifJ gene encoding pyruvate:ferredoxin (flavodoxin) oxidoreductase — MSKKMKTMDGNAAAGYISYAFTDVAAIYPITPSSPMAEFVDELAAKGQKNIFGQTVKVIELQSEAGASGAVHGSLQAGALTTTYTASQGLLLMIPNMYKIAGELLPGVFHVSARAIAANSLNIFGDHQDVMAARQTGCAMLAESSVQQVMDLSAVAHLVAIKSRVPFINFFDGFRTSHEIQKIEVLEYDALEKLLDWDAVNAFRRRALNPDHPVVRGTAQNPDIYFQEREAVNKYYETLPALVEECMADLAKITGREYHLFDYYGAKDADRMIIAMGSVCEAIEETVDYLNAKGEKVGVLNVHLYRPFSIEHFFKYIPKTVKKVAVLDRTKEPGALAEPLYLDVKNAFYTSELRPQIVGGRYALGGKDITPSHIVSVFENLGLTAPKDNFTIGIVDDVTFTSLPEASFDIDTTSEGTTACKFWGLGSDGTVGANKSAIKIIGDKTDMYAQAYFAYDSKKSGGITMSHLRFGKTPIKSPYLINKADFISCSQESYVDKYDLLAGLKPNGTFLLNSTWSETEISEKLPANMKRYLAKNKINFYVVNAVEIAKKLGLGGRFNMIMQSAFFKLANIIPIDTAVEYLKDAVVKSYGNKGQNIVDMNHGAIDKGIEALVKIEIPASWADATDADQNVKEVPAFIKDILDPMNRQEGDSLPVSAFEGMEDGTFPVGTAAYEKRGIAINVPEWQVENCIQCNQCSYVCPHATIRPVLLTEEEAANAPEGFVTKPAVGLKDGSKYRIVVSPLDCVGCGNCAQVCPAKEKALIMKPIATQLSNAPYWEYAMQVSPKKNPMNKMTVKGSQFEKPLLEFSGACAGCGETPYAKLVTQLFGDRMMIANATGCSSIWGASAPAIPYTKNHKGQGPAWANSLFEDNAEFGLGMLLGTNAIRNGLANDMKAAIEAGGISEELKSAFEDWIENMEEGTNSRQRSDAMIALLEAEKAGHTVLGRIYDNKDFLVKRSHWIFGGDGWAYDIGYGGLDHVLASGEDINVLVFDTEVYSNTGGQSSKSTPAAAIAQFAASGKRTKKKDLGMMAMTYGYVYVAQIAMGADKNQALKAIAEAESYKGPSLIIAYSPCINHGLRVGMGCSQLETKRAVESGYWSMYRFNPALKDTDKNPFILDSKPPTADFKEFLMGEVRYSSLKRQYPDIADALFEKTEQDAKERREGYEKLAGK; from the coding sequence ATGAGTAAAAAAATGAAAACAATGGATGGTAATGCGGCTGCTGGGTATATTTCTTATGCATTTACAGATGTGGCAGCGATTTATCCAATTACCCCATCGTCACCAATGGCAGAATTCGTTGATGAATTGGCTGCAAAAGGGCAAAAAAATATATTTGGACAAACTGTTAAAGTGATTGAGCTGCAATCAGAAGCTGGGGCATCAGGCGCAGTTCATGGATCACTTCAAGCTGGTGCACTTACTACTACTTATACTGCTTCCCAAGGATTATTATTGATGATTCCGAATATGTATAAAATTGCTGGTGAACTGTTGCCAGGTGTATTTCATGTGAGTGCACGTGCAATTGCAGCAAATTCACTCAATATCTTTGGTGATCATCAAGATGTTATGGCTGCTAGACAAACTGGCTGTGCAATGCTTGCAGAAAGCAGTGTGCAACAAGTAATGGATTTGAGTGCTGTTGCACATTTGGTTGCAATAAAGAGCCGTGTGCCTTTTATCAACTTCTTTGATGGATTTAGAACGTCTCATGAAATTCAAAAAATTGAAGTTTTGGAATATGATGCATTAGAAAAACTATTGGATTGGGATGCTGTCAATGCATTTCGCCGTAGAGCTTTAAATCCAGATCATCCGGTTGTTCGTGGCACAGCGCAAAATCCTGATATCTATTTCCAAGAACGTGAAGCAGTTAATAAATATTATGAAACACTTCCTGCGTTAGTTGAGGAATGTATGGCTGATCTTGCCAAGATTACTGGACGCGAATATCATTTATTTGATTATTATGGTGCAAAAGATGCAGATCGTATGATCATTGCAATGGGATCTGTATGTGAAGCAATCGAAGAAACTGTAGATTACTTAAATGCAAAAGGGGAAAAAGTCGGTGTATTGAATGTACATCTGTATCGTCCTTTTTCTATTGAACATTTCTTTAAATATATACCTAAAACAGTGAAGAAAGTTGCCGTTTTAGACAGAACAAAAGAACCGGGTGCATTAGCTGAACCATTATATCTTGACGTTAAAAATGCTTTCTATACCAGTGAATTACGTCCACAAATCGTTGGCGGACGGTATGCGCTGGGCGGCAAGGACATTACACCAAGTCATATTGTGTCGGTGTTTGAAAACTTAGGTTTAACTGCACCAAAGGACAACTTTACAATCGGTATAGTTGATGATGTTACGTTTACTTCACTTCCAGAAGCAAGCTTTGACATTGATACTACTTCAGAAGGAACAACTGCTTGTAAATTCTGGGGTCTTGGTTCTGATGGTACTGTAGGTGCTAATAAAAGTGCAATTAAGATTATCGGTGATAAAACAGATATGTATGCACAAGCTTATTTCGCATATGACTCGAAAAAATCTGGTGGTATTACCATGTCGCATTTAAGGTTTGGTAAAACACCGATCAAATCTCCATACTTAATTAATAAAGCGGATTTTATTTCTTGTTCACAAGAATCCTATGTAGATAAATATGATTTGCTTGCTGGGTTGAAACCCAATGGAACTTTCTTGCTCAACTCTACTTGGAGTGAAACGGAAATTTCGGAAAAATTACCAGCGAATATGAAACGTTATTTAGCGAAAAATAAAATAAATTTCTATGTTGTAAATGCAGTTGAGATTGCAAAAAAATTAGGCCTTGGCGGTCGTTTTAATATGATTATGCAATCGGCATTCTTTAAATTGGCAAATATCATTCCAATTGATACCGCGGTAGAATATCTGAAAGATGCAGTGGTCAAATCCTATGGAAACAAAGGACAGAACATTGTTGATATGAACCATGGTGCAATTGATAAAGGTATAGAAGCTTTGGTGAAAATTGAAATTCCTGCAAGCTGGGCAGATGCAACAGATGCAGATCAGAACGTAAAAGAAGTTCCTGCGTTTATCAAGGATATTCTTGATCCGATGAATCGCCAAGAAGGTGACAGCCTGCCAGTTAGTGCCTTCGAAGGAATGGAAGACGGTACTTTCCCAGTGGGAACTGCTGCTTATGAAAAACGCGGCATTGCAATCAATGTGCCTGAATGGCAAGTTGAAAATTGTATTCAATGTAATCAATGCTCGTATGTTTGTCCGCATGCTACAATTCGTCCGGTTTTACTCACCGAAGAAGAAGCTGCGAATGCACCGGAAGGGTTTGTTACCAAACCTGCGGTTGGATTAAAAGATGGCAGTAAATATCGCATTGTAGTTTCACCACTTGATTGTGTTGGCTGCGGTAATTGTGCGCAAGTTTGTCCGGCGAAAGAAAAGGCATTGATCATGAAACCGATTGCTACACAGCTTTCGAATGCTCCATATTGGGAGTATGCGATGCAGGTAAGTCCAAAGAAAAATCCAATGAATAAGATGACAGTAAAAGGCAGCCAATTTGAAAAACCTTTGCTTGAATTCTCTGGTGCTTGCGCCGGCTGTGGTGAAACTCCATATGCAAAACTGGTGACGCAGTTATTTGGTGATCGTATGATGATTGCGAATGCTACTGGTTGTTCTTCCATTTGGGGAGCGAGTGCGCCGGCAATTCCGTATACTAAAAATCATAAGGGACAAGGACCTGCTTGGGCAAATTCATTGTTTGAAGATAATGCCGAATTTGGATTAGGTATGCTTCTTGGGACAAATGCAATACGCAATGGTTTAGCAAACGATATGAAGGCAGCGATAGAAGCTGGCGGTATAAGTGAAGAATTAAAGAGTGCCTTTGAAGATTGGATTGAAAATATGGAAGAGGGCACAAATTCTCGCCAGCGTTCAGATGCAATGATTGCATTACTTGAAGCTGAAAAGGCAGGTCATACAGTACTTGGAAGAATTTATGATAATAAAGATTTCCTTGTAAAACGTTCACATTGGATCTTCGGCGGTGATGGTTGGGCCTACGACATTGGGTACGGTGGCTTGGATCATGTATTAGCTTCCGGAGAAGACATCAATGTTTTGGTATTTGATACGGAAGTATATTCAAATACTGGTGGTCAATCTTCTAAATCAACACCGGCTGCAGCAATTGCACAATTTGCAGCGAGCGGTAAAAGAACGAAGAAAAAAGATCTTGGCATGATGGCAATGACCTATGGTTATGTATATGTGGCTCAAATTGCAATGGGTGCCGATAAAAATCAGGCATTGAAAGCGATTGCAGAAGCTGAAAGTTATAAAGGTCCATCTCTTATCATTGCTTATTCCCCATGTATCAATCATGGATTGCGTGTAGGCATGGGCTGTAGTCAATTAGAAACCAAGCGTGCTGTAGAATCTGGTTATTGGTCTATGTATAGATTTAATCCTGCCCTGAAAGACACGGATAAAAATCCATTCATTTTGGATTCAAAACCACCAACGGCTGACTTTAAAGAGTTCTTGATGGGTGAAGTCAGATATTCATCCCTAAAACGTCAATATCCAGATATTGCGGATGCTTTATTTGAAAAGACGGAACAAGACGCGAAAGAAAGACGCGAAGGCTATGAAAAATTAGCCGGTAAATAA
- a CDS encoding YetF domain-containing protein, with protein MGFEELFRDTWQTSFIFIALWIFTRFLGKTQVGQLTFYEYINGITIGSIAGNIVAAEPDKVWSHFYDLVLFALLTYIFSFLTLNNRSLRKVIEGEPTLIIENGMLVKENMKKLRYDLDELKAQLREQGVLDITEVQFAILETTGGLSIIKKAQEQPVTKSDLGLAPNEATLPIELIMDGEVIDEHLASNNISLTWLENELAKQGIQNKDDVLYAVIDSKGKLFISKGKNQ; from the coding sequence ATGGGTTTTGAAGAACTATTTCGTGATACTTGGCAAACCAGTTTCATTTTTATTGCGCTATGGATTTTCACGCGTTTTTTAGGAAAAACACAAGTCGGACAACTCACGTTTTATGAATATATCAATGGTATTACGATTGGCTCTATTGCAGGAAACATCGTAGCGGCAGAGCCGGACAAAGTTTGGAGTCATTTTTATGACCTCGTATTATTTGCTCTGCTGACCTATATTTTTTCATTCCTCACTCTAAATAATCGCTCCCTCCGCAAAGTAATTGAAGGCGAACCAACACTCATCATTGAGAATGGCATGCTGGTAAAAGAAAATATGAAAAAACTACGTTATGATCTCGATGAACTAAAGGCACAGCTCCGCGAACAAGGAGTTCTAGATATCACTGAAGTGCAATTTGCGATTCTTGAGACAACCGGTGGTCTTAGTATAATAAAGAAAGCCCAAGAACAACCTGTTACCAAAAGCGACCTAGGTCTTGCTCCAAACGAAGCCACACTGCCTATAGAGTTAATTATGGATGGAGAAGTCATTGATGAACATTTAGCAAGCAATAATATATCCCTCACCTGGCTAGAAAATGAACTAGCAAAGCAAGGGATTCAAAATAAAGACGATGTCTTATATGCAGTGATTGACAGTAAAGGAAAACTATTTATAAGCAAAGGGAAAAATCAATGA
- a CDS encoding efflux RND transporter permease subunit — MNLTRFSIQRPVGICMIVGLFVVLGLYSFYRIGVELLPALNTPYVTIYVKYPGASAESVEQQVVKPLEDALSSVSNVKQMTATASAEQARITLQLEFSANADYASIEATKKVNAARYKLPDDVDEPVVIKRDINAMPIMRIAVVSKNSLSDMYSKATNFFQDRLQQSDGVSEIELRGGRDREIAVEIDKDKLAFYELTLNQVIQKINSENTLLPSGSIYTTTTQTNVRITAQYKSVEEIEKLQITNSAGIHVPITAIANIKAQEARANRYGRVNGQDAVSMVIYKNSDANIVSTAEAVTSNLERLKKDYPEYEFIVVNNAADYVNKSLHNTLGTLIEGLCTTGLVLFLFLRGWRSTLAVMIAIPTSLISTFLVMYIAGFTFNMMSLMGMALCVGILVDDSIVVLENIHRHMMMGKEAKIAAEEGRNEIGMAAIAITLCDVVVFLPIAFMNGMTGQFFRQFGLTIVFATLFSLFISFTLTPMLASRLFAQGIKSEKRKIWTFMDRIENRAVTEYEKILKWSLHHRKKIVVSVLLLFIATMSFIPSGIVGSEYMPRTDESSFDINLQLPVGQSVEQTDIVISQMESYLETIPEVKYYLSYIGGTNQYEGGISVQLYDRKERSRSVWQITNDVRQFADVNISGGSVQVKETQSSVAGVAGGPGSGRGSGALQIELRANDLNSLVAASYKVQDLLKQNVKGIKDVSSSYTEGMPELQLEIDREKLKQYKTSIQDVTNTFSSAIAGKQAGVIANDVNNDGNDTDIQVRFRGSDGFKASDIAKIPLQADGRVIFIDDVASIKEGVGPVSIRRADKQRSIIIGANLTDRPLNEVIKESREVLKNVDLGKGVTYRFTGQANSMNDTFGELLQALSLALVLIYMLLAVLYESTLTPFIRMFSLPLGMIGSILLLFLTNNTINLYSLVGILVMDGLVAKNGTLLLDYTLTLMDRGMNAYDAIIEAGKVRLKPIFMTTLTMVVGMLPTALSLTEGSETRVSMAWVIIGGLLTSTVFTLVVIPIIFLFFEKHPMRSWWSSLKKCVSKA, encoded by the coding sequence ATGAATTTAACGCGTTTTTCTATCCAGAGACCCGTTGGAATTTGTATGATCGTAGGCTTGTTTGTAGTACTTGGGCTATATAGTTTTTATCGAATTGGTGTGGAGTTATTACCGGCGCTGAATACGCCTTATGTTACAATCTATGTAAAATATCCTGGGGCAAGTGCAGAATCGGTTGAACAACAAGTTGTTAAACCCTTAGAAGATGCATTATCTTCTGTGTCAAATGTAAAACAGATGACCGCTACTGCCAGTGCGGAGCAAGCTCGAATTACGCTGCAGTTGGAGTTCTCTGCCAATGCAGATTATGCCTCTATTGAAGCAACGAAAAAAGTAAATGCAGCGAGATATAAACTACCGGATGATGTGGATGAACCGGTAGTTATCAAGCGGGATATTAATGCAATGCCGATTATGAGGATTGCTGTCGTATCTAAAAATTCTTTATCGGATATGTATAGTAAAGCAACGAATTTTTTTCAGGATCGTTTACAGCAGTCCGATGGTGTATCTGAAATCGAATTGCGCGGTGGTCGGGATCGGGAAATTGCCGTAGAAATAGATAAAGATAAATTGGCTTTTTATGAATTAACCTTAAATCAAGTCATCCAAAAAATTAATTCTGAAAATACTTTGCTGCCATCTGGTTCTATTTATACAACGACGACACAAACGAATGTACGCATCACAGCGCAATATAAATCGGTAGAAGAGATTGAAAAGTTACAAATTACGAATTCTGCCGGCATCCATGTTCCGATTACGGCGATTGCAAATATTAAAGCGCAAGAGGCCAGAGCGAATCGTTATGGACGCGTAAATGGCCAGGATGCAGTTTCCATGGTGATTTATAAAAATAGTGATGCAAACATCGTTTCGACTGCAGAGGCAGTTACGAGCAATTTGGAAAGATTGAAAAAAGATTATCCGGAGTATGAATTTATCGTTGTAAATAATGCAGCAGATTACGTTAATAAATCGTTACATAATACTTTGGGGACATTAATCGAAGGGTTATGCACAACAGGATTGGTTCTATTTTTATTCTTACGAGGCTGGCGTTCTACGCTCGCCGTGATGATTGCAATTCCTACATCTTTGATTTCTACTTTCCTCGTAATGTATATTGCGGGTTTTACATTTAATATGATGTCATTGATGGGGATGGCGCTTTGTGTGGGGATTTTAGTAGATGATTCGATTGTCGTACTGGAAAATATCCATCGTCATATGATGATGGGAAAAGAGGCAAAAATAGCCGCAGAAGAAGGACGTAATGAGATTGGTATGGCGGCGATTGCAATTACACTTTGTGATGTTGTCGTATTCTTACCTATTGCATTTATGAATGGCATGACCGGACAGTTTTTTAGACAATTCGGTTTAACGATCGTATTTGCTACTTTATTTTCATTATTTATATCTTTTACACTTACGCCAATGTTGGCATCAAGGCTTTTTGCACAAGGGATTAAAAGCGAAAAACGAAAAATCTGGACGTTTATGGATCGAATTGAGAACCGTGCAGTCACGGAATATGAGAAAATATTAAAATGGAGTTTACATCATCGTAAGAAAATTGTTGTGTCCGTACTCCTATTGTTTATTGCGACGATGAGCTTTATTCCATCGGGGATTGTTGGTTCTGAGTATATGCCGCGCACCGATGAAAGTAGTTTCGACATCAATTTGCAATTGCCAGTTGGCCAAAGTGTAGAGCAGACGGACATCGTAATTTCACAAATGGAAAGTTATTTAGAAACAATTCCAGAAGTAAAATATTATCTATCCTATATCGGTGGAACCAATCAATATGAAGGCGGAATTAGTGTTCAACTTTATGATCGTAAAGAGCGCAGCCGTAGTGTATGGCAGATTACAAATGATGTACGGCAATTTGCCGATGTGAATATTAGTGGCGGCAGTGTACAGGTGAAAGAAACCCAGTCTTCTGTAGCCGGTGTTGCCGGCGGGCCAGGATCTGGACGCGGCAGTGGAGCTTTGCAAATAGAGTTGCGTGCAAATGATCTGAATAGTCTGGTTGCGGCTTCATATAAAGTACAAGATTTATTGAAACAAAATGTAAAAGGGATAAAAGATGTGAGCAGCTCCTATACAGAGGGAATGCCTGAGCTGCAATTAGAAATTGATAGAGAAAAGTTAAAACAATATAAAACCTCTATCCAGGATGTTACGAATACATTTTCATCTGCGATTGCCGGTAAACAAGCTGGCGTGATCGCCAATGATGTCAATAATGATGGAAATGATACAGATATTCAAGTTAGATTCAGGGGCAGTGATGGGTTCAAGGCATCGGATATTGCCAAGATACCTCTGCAAGCAGATGGACGGGTTATTTTTATTGATGATGTGGCAAGCATAAAAGAAGGTGTAGGTCCAGTAAGTATTCGTCGTGCAGATAAACAGCGTTCTATTATTATTGGTGCGAATTTAACGGATCGTCCATTGAATGAAGTAATTAAAGAGTCACGTGAGGTATTAAAAAATGTAGATTTAGGTAAAGGGGTTACGTATCGATTTACTGGACAGGCAAATAGTATGAATGATACGTTTGGTGAATTATTGCAAGCTTTATCGCTGGCTTTGGTGCTGATCTATATGTTGCTTGCAGTATTATATGAATCTACACTTACTCCTTTTATTCGGATGTTTTCATTGCCATTAGGTATGATTGGTTCAATCCTGTTACTTTTCCTCACCAATAATACGATAAATTTATATTCTTTGGTGGGAATTCTGGTCATGGATGGTCTAGTCGCGAAAAATGGTACCTTGCTTTTAGACTATACATTGACACTCATGGATCGTGGGATGAATGCTTACGATGCAATTATTGAAGCTGGTAAAGTTCGGCTAAAACCAATTTTTATGACGACTTTAACTATGGTTGTTGGTATGCTGCCCACAGCATTATCGCTTACGGAAGGGTCGGAAACACGTGTTAGCATGGCTTGGGTAATTATCGGAGGGTTATTGACGTCAACTGTATTTACTTTAGTAGTTATCCCGATTATTTTCTTGTTTTTTGAAAAACACCCGATGCGTAGCTGGTGGAGCAGCTTAAAGAAATGTGTCTCTAAAGCATAG
- a CDS encoding AbrB family transcriptional regulator — translation MREFLKTACISVIAGALFSVLYIPLPWTLGPIAAISLYALKMKKQVYWSIKIRNLALIVLGYAMGRPFTAETGYKILEQLPLMLIATLITVSIGVLVGYITYKKTGISLESCLLGCVPGGLSQMVVLAEEMENTDQTAVTIMQTIRMLSVVFSVPFLTIHFIHDGDPMMVGAASQHIVSSGEHILLYAVVAVAGAFLAKFMRLPTAFLLGPILFTGAFILATGVPAPPVPSYMISIAQICVGTYIGASINLAKLKQYHGLLSSLFFGVAGVLVVSLITGYMVVQLTGISFVTAFLSTAPGGLAEMGITALLVGADISTMTAYQLVRLLFIMLLFPLIVKMILKLRTQKVASDH, via the coding sequence ATGCGTGAATTTTTGAAAACAGCATGTATTTCTGTGATTGCAGGTGCTTTATTTTCAGTTCTTTATATACCATTGCCGTGGACATTAGGCCCTATTGCAGCGATTTCTTTGTATGCGCTAAAAATGAAAAAGCAGGTGTATTGGTCAATTAAAATCCGTAATTTGGCTCTGATTGTGCTGGGGTATGCAATGGGGAGACCTTTTACAGCTGAAACCGGTTATAAAATACTGGAACAACTGCCGTTGATGTTGATTGCTACATTAATTACAGTATCTATAGGCGTTCTTGTTGGGTATATAACTTATAAGAAAACGGGAATTAGTTTGGAAAGTTGCTTGCTCGGTTGTGTACCAGGCGGTCTTTCCCAGATGGTTGTACTTGCAGAGGAGATGGAAAATACCGATCAGACTGCTGTTACGATTATGCAAACGATTCGGATGTTATCCGTTGTTTTTAGTGTACCTTTTCTGACGATCCATTTTATTCACGATGGTGATCCGATGATGGTTGGCGCTGCTTCACAACATATCGTAAGCAGTGGCGAGCATATTTTACTGTATGCTGTTGTTGCCGTTGCCGGGGCATTTCTTGCAAAGTTTATGCGATTGCCAACTGCGTTTTTATTAGGTCCGATTCTGTTTACTGGTGCTTTTATTTTAGCGACGGGCGTTCCGGCGCCTCCAGTACCTTCATATATGATCAGCATTGCGCAGATTTGTGTGGGAACCTATATTGGTGCTAGTATTAATCTTGCGAAACTTAAACAGTATCACGGATTATTATCCAGTCTCTTTTTTGGTGTTGCAGGTGTACTTGTAGTTTCCTTAATAACCGGATATATGGTTGTACAATTAACAGGGATATCCTTTGTAACTGCATTTTTGAGTACGGCACCTGGCGGCTTGGCCGAAATGGGAATCACAGCTCTGCTTGTTGGCGCTGATATTTCGACGATGACAGCGTATCAACTCGTTCGGCTATTATTTATCATGTTGCTATTTCCTCTTATCGTAAAAATGATTCTGAAACTCCGAACGCAAAAAGTAGCTTCAGATCATTGA
- a CDS encoding amino acid permease: MNVFRTKGLEILKNEASTTSLHRSLGALDVVLLGVGVIIGTGIFVLTGLAAAKYAGPALMLSFVIASVTCAFVSLAYAELAAMVPVSGSAYTYTYAALGEFVAWLVGWNLILEYTVGASAVAGGWSAYLVGLLKSGGIELPKALTAVPAEGGIVNLPAMLITLFLTYLLVLGVRESTTVNKILVAVKFIAIFTFLLLAGPKVDVMNWTPFMPFGFAGVSAGAAVIFFAYLGFDAVATAAEETKNPKRDMPIGIIGSLIICTILYISVSGVMTGVVHYSELDNAEPVAYVLRAIGYNFGSAIVGTGAIAGLTTVLLVMIYAQTRAFFAMSRDGLIPASICKVHEKYGTPHIITMIVGFFIAIISGFTPIHIVAEMCSSGTLFAFVIASIGVVVMRHKYPDANRPFKCPAVNLIAALAIISCLYVMSNLSAMTLERFFIWSIIGSFIYFLYGYSHSKLNRK; this comes from the coding sequence GTGAATGTTTTTCGTACGAAGGGACTTGAAATTTTAAAAAATGAAGCATCTACAACCTCGCTGCATAGATCGCTTGGGGCTCTAGATGTTGTATTGTTAGGTGTAGGTGTCATTATTGGTACCGGTATATTTGTGCTTACGGGGCTTGCCGCTGCAAAATATGCAGGTCCGGCATTGATGTTGTCTTTTGTTATTGCAAGTGTGACTTGTGCTTTTGTAAGCCTAGCTTATGCAGAACTTGCTGCTATGGTACCAGTCTCTGGCAGTGCGTACACGTATACATATGCTGCTTTGGGAGAATTTGTTGCTTGGCTGGTCGGCTGGAATTTAATTTTAGAATATACAGTTGGTGCGAGTGCAGTAGCGGGCGGCTGGTCAGCTTATTTGGTGGGGCTTTTAAAATCGGGCGGTATAGAACTGCCAAAAGCATTGACCGCCGTACCAGCAGAAGGCGGTATTGTTAATTTACCGGCGATGTTGATTACCTTATTTTTAACGTATTTACTTGTGCTTGGTGTGAGAGAAAGTACGACAGTGAATAAGATTTTAGTTGCTGTAAAATTTATTGCTATTTTTACATTCCTTTTATTAGCGGGGCCGAAAGTAGATGTGATGAATTGGACGCCGTTCATGCCGTTTGGTTTTGCGGGCGTTTCTGCAGGTGCTGCAGTTATTTTCTTTGCTTACCTTGGATTTGATGCGGTTGCGACAGCGGCTGAAGAAACAAAAAATCCGAAACGAGATATGCCGATCGGTATTATCGGCTCGTTGATTATTTGTACGATTTTATATATCTCTGTATCTGGCGTTATGACGGGGGTTGTTCATTATAGCGAACTTGACAATGCGGAGCCTGTGGCATATGTATTAAGAGCAATTGGTTATAATTTCGGTTCGGCAATTGTTGGTACAGGTGCAATCGCGGGATTAACTACCGTATTACTTGTTATGATTTATGCGCAAACGAGAGCTTTTTTTGCCATGTCGCGTGATGGATTGATTCCGGCGAGCATTTGTAAAGTGCATGAGAAGTATGGTACACCGCATATTATTACGATGATTGTTGGTTTTTTTATTGCAATTATCAGCGGATTTACACCAATTCATATTGTTGCTGAAATGTGCAGCAGTGGAACTTTATTTGCGTTTGTAATCGCGTCAATTGGTGTTGTTGTTATGCGGCATAAATATCCGGATGCCAATCGACCTTTCAAATGCCCGGCTGTGAACCTAATCGCAGCGCTTGCTATCATTTCTTGCCTTTATGTTATGAGTAATTTATCGGCGATGACTTTGGAACGGTTTTTCATTTGGAGTATCATTGGATCTTTTATCTATTTTCTGTATGGTTATTCACATAGCAAATTAAATCGAAAATAA